In Elephas maximus indicus isolate mEleMax1 chromosome 7, mEleMax1 primary haplotype, whole genome shotgun sequence, the following proteins share a genomic window:
- the LOC126080232 gene encoding olfactory receptor 8K3-like, translated as MDTYNLTVLNEFILIGITDSPELQAPLFGLFLIYMISVVGNLGIIIITKIDSKLQTPMYFFLRHLAVTDLFYSTTVGPKMLVNFVVDENTISYCFCATQLAFFILFITSELFILSAMSYDRYVAICNPLLYTVIMSQRVCWVLVAITYCYSTFVALLITTKIFNSSLCGYNVINHFYCDIPLFFSLLCSNTREIELILLVVASFDIISSLLIVLVSYLLLLIAILRMNSAEGRNKAFSTCGSHLMVLVLFYGPSIFMYVQPMSSHSFDTDKLASIFYTLVIPMLNPLIYSLRNKDVKYVILKTWKKISIICSKV; from the coding sequence ATGGACACATACAATCTAACAgtgctgaatgaattcattctgatCGGAATCACAGACAGCCCAGAGCTGCAGGCTCCATTGTTTGGGCTGTTCCtcatctacatgatctcagtggtgggcaacttgggcatcatcatcatcaccaagaTAGACTCCAAACTAcaaacacccatgtacttttttctcagacacctggctgTCACTGATCTTTTTTACTCAACAACCGTGGGACCCAAAATGTTagtaaattttgttgtggatgaaaACACAATTTCATATTGTTTTTGTGCTACAcagcttgctttttttattttgttcataacTAGTGAACTCTTTATTCTGTCGGcaatgtcctatgaccgctatgtggccatctgtaaccctttgctctacacagtcatcatgtcacaaagGGTGTGTTGGGTGCTAGTGGCAATCACCTATTGCTACAGCACGTTTGTTGCTCTTCTTATCACCACAAAGATTTTTAATTCATCCCTCTGTGGCTACAATGTCATCAatcatttctactgtgacattcccctctttttctctttgctctgctcaaacaCACGTGAAATTGAATTGATCCTTCTTGTAGTAGCATCTTTTGATATTATTTCATCCCTCCTGATAGTTCTTGTTTCTTATCTGCTCCTTCTTATAGCCATTCTCAGGATGAACTCAGCTGAGGGCAGgaacaaggccttctccacctgtggatcccacctgatGGTGTTGGTATTGTTCTACGGGCCTTCAATCTTTATGTATGTGCAGCCCATGTCCAGTCACTCCTTTGACACTGATAAAttggcttccatattttacaccctggtgatccccatgttgaatcctttgatttatagcttgaggaacaaagatgtaaaatatgTCATACTTAagacatggaaaaaaataagcatcATATGCTCTAAAGTTTGA